In Drosophila simulans strain w501 chromosome 3R, Prin_Dsim_3.1, whole genome shotgun sequence, a single window of DNA contains:
- the LOC6726918 gene encoding uncharacterized protein LOC6726918 has translation MSSPRVVLVSLFLICSQALADLSGDAQTLEKCLRELSSPESIAGDLQKLERYLSWTREEVPCLMRCLAREKGWFDVEENKWRLKQLTEDLGADVYNYCRFELRRMGSDGCSFAYRGLRCLKQAEMHAGTSLSTLLQCSRQLNATNVELLQYSKLKSKEPIPCLFQCFADAMGFYDPDGNWRLENWKQAFGPSGNEDQTSGSDYSGCRLSGTQRQEASSKCSWMYHEYKCWERVNGNKLVEDNE, from the coding sequence GCACTAGCTGACCTTTCTGGTGATGCCCAGACTCTGGAAAAGTGCCTGCGGGAACTGAGCTCGCCGGAGAGCATCGCTGGCGATCTTCAGAAGCTGGAACGGTATTTATCTTGGACGCGTGAGGAGGTACCTTGCCTGATGCGCTGCTTGGCCAGGGAAAAGGGCTGGTTTGACGTGGAGGAAAACAAGTGGAGGCTCAAGCAACTGACCGAGGACCTGGGCGCCGATGTCTATAACTACTGCAGATTCGAGCTGCGCCGGATGGGGTCCGATGGCTGCAGCTTCGCCTACCGGGGACTCAGGTGCCTGAAGCAGGCCGAGATGCATGCGGGCACCAGCCTGAGCACACTGCTGCAGTGCTCCCGTCAGCTGAACGCCACCAATgtggagctgctgcagtacAGTAAGCTGAAGTCAAAGGAACCCATTCCCTGCCTCTTTCAGTGCTTTGCGGATGCCATGGGCTTCTACGATCCCGATGGAAACTGGAGGCTGGAAAACTGGAAGCAGGCGTTTGGGCCTTCGGGAAATGAGGATCAGACTTCTGGCTCGGACTACAGTGGCTGTCGGCTAAGTGGGACTCAGCGGCAAGAGGCGTCAAGCAAGTGCTCGTGGATGTACCATGAGTACAAGTGCTGGGAGCGAGTAAATGGGAATAAGTTAGTGGAGGACAACGAATAG